In Esox lucius isolate fEsoLuc1 chromosome 3, fEsoLuc1.pri, whole genome shotgun sequence, the sequence GGTAGGTGTAGCATGCTATAGCTAACTGTTTCTTTTGTCAGCTTGCTAGCCAACTAgatagctagcttgctacaATTAGCTAGTTTCACTCACTAATCCCCTTTCACTTTTTGCCACCACAGTGGACAGACGTTTGCTCTGCAAAACTGTAAAGGTGTTTCATTATATTGTTTGAGGCAGATCGAAAACCAAACATAAGCTTGTACAACGTTCAGATATGAAGTCTCAGCCACCAGGTAAACTTCCTCGTTTGAGGATTGCTGTGACTGTTGCTTATGTTCAAAACCACACGAAAGCCATAGCGCCTATGGTACAGTACCAAAAATGCACGCTGACATCAGAAATGTCCAATTTAAATTGACATTTATGATTTGTGTAGCCTTTATCAATGTTTGTATGATGTTGATTGGAAAGCAGCTTTGCTTAATTGTCAGAATCTTCATGCAACCTCTGAAAAAGGTTTAATTCATGCTTTCCTGGCTGTATTTCTTCAGTCAGCACACGGTGAATATTTGCAATGGCTGAATATTTCTTCAGTCAGCACACGGTGAATATTTGCAATGGCTGAATATTTCTGAAGTCAATGCACAGAGCACTTTGTTCTAGTTGCACCAGGAATaaagtgtttttcttcagaTAATTCATTCCATATTCACACACTGACTCTGTTAATCAATTCTGCATGACTGCCAGACATTGTCTGTTATGGAGATTCAGGGTGTGCTGACCTGTGTTCTAGCCCAACACTAACACCTGAAGGTGTGGCAAGGCAGCTCTAGGTTGGAGAGGTGTGATAGTAATCTGAAGGTTTCTGGTGGGACAGAGGAAAGCAAGTAATTTGAGGTCTGAACTTGGTCAAATTCACAGAAATTAGTCAACCAGCAACCATAGGTTGTCTACATCAGTATTTCAGGTGCAACATCTGTTAGCTTGCATGTTAGACTGCCTTGTGTTGTGGAAGTGAGGCCACTAAAGAAATTTTCTATATGTGTTTCGTTCTGGCGGCTAGTGTCTCAGGCTTCAGTTTTTCTGCACTCCATGTGGGGGTTGCCTGTCTGTATTCCAAAAGCTGTGCAGAAGGCTTAGTACTGAGAGTACAAGACCGGGAACTAGATCAGACGGGGAAAGAAAAATAATCCAACACATTGTCATCAACTGAACTTCACTTTTTAATGCAAATGTCATGTCACTTCATATCTTTATGTCAGACAGATTTAAAAGTGAACACTTACCACATACCTTTCCAGGGGTATTTCTTTCAGCCATTGATTGAGTTTCTTCTGAAAAAGCACATGGATTTGACCCCATATTGCAGTTGTAAATGTGCTCAGGAGGCTGTGCCTAGGCCATGTAACAGTTTTAAGTTGGGTTTGTGGAACAAACAGTTTAGCTTATCTCctgattatattatgaattaACTTTTTACCAGTAGTTGAATTAGTGTTAGTGCATTGGTTGAAATGGAACTGTTTGTGCCTGCTTGTGTGCATGCATATAaacatgcatatacacacatgcatagtAGGACCAAAGTTGGTATGCCTGTCAACAAAGGCTTCTGTTCCCCTACAAAACATTCGACTAGACTTACAGTAAGCCTATATGTAATTGCAGCAATGAAAGCAGTCCTTTTAAGCCATGGTTAAACTACCAGTATGTTAaattgaatcatttcaaataaaacacttattattattattattattattattattattattgtcagtAAAATCCTCATATCAATGGCATTCTCCCCAAAAATAAGAGAATTAAAACCAAGACTCACAATAGCTGTAAGATTTCATAATTAAAGTCTGTCATTTAAATGTCTACAAGTAGGCCAGCTATTGGTACTGACTCAGGAGCACTATATAAACCAGATTTCGCGTCTGGTTATGAATACTATAATTAGTGTATTCCACTGTCCAAGAAGCGCACGGCCACCCCCATCAGTCACGTGGTTGATTAGGGTGCAGCGACGTCATCAGAGACAGATTTGTGACGAATAAACAGACTACTGGTGAACGAGCCCGAGGTGCGGCACTTTATATTGCATCGTCCTTTCATAGAGAGAGCAGATCATCTGTTCAGTATTTTAGAGACCCAAATGCCTGGTCCTACCCAAGCACTGTCCCCAAATGGAGAGAACAACAACGACATCATCCAAACGGACGGATCCAACTGCATTCCTTACAGAAAAAATACAGTGCGAGGAGAGCGTTCCTACAGGTAAATCAGGGCAAATGCCGCATTTGAGTGGTTTCGTAGCCCATCTTTGAGCTATAATACGATTTTTAAAAGCCGTTATTTTCTACAATTGTATTTGATGTTTTCCACGACGCTGGCGAGCTTTATTTCGGTTCTGCTACAATGTATCGTGTGCAATAGCAAAGGCATGTATTGCCTTCTTGGTGACTTGTCATTATCAAATCCAACATGTACGCCGCTGTTTCTTGACCATagcttaaccccccccccccccccccccaagtttACATTATGCATAAGCAAAATCGCATGTAAACCTATAAAATagcacaaatgtggcttgtggAAAATTAAACCATTGTGGAAAGATTACCGTTAGCTTGCTTGCATTGTCTAAAATGCCATACAATCACAGATGGTTTCAATAGCTGCTAGAATGTTCTTGTTGGCCCTACCCTATCTAATCGCGTGTTCGGGAAAAGGGGAAACTAActattttataatttctttcTTAATAAGCTATTAttcaaaacaattatatttaaaatgatacatttgaTTTGGGTCATATAGTGACAagaagctaactagctaacaaaGCTAGCAGTACATCCGCTTTGTTGACACGAGAACGGCTGTCCCATTTTCTGGCTCCACAAATCTATAACAGTGCGCAATCAATGAAAAAGAGAGGTGAAAATCGGAATTGCTCTCCccatttctttctgttttggtGAATGAGGAAAATTACACATTGGATGTAATTGTAGCTTACGTTAGCTGCTACCGTGATGCAAATCGGATAGAAATGATTGTCAGTCGCTAACTGGCCAGGCCTCCTTGTTATCTGTGACAGCGGGATGTGTAAGCTCATTAGCTGAATGTTTTGCATTTGGAATGAAGGAGCGGTACTAGTAAATATTTGGCTCATGTAAGCAGTAGGCCCGTTATTCTTTCGGataaccattttaatattacattttgcaaACAATTTGGATTTTAGGTTTTGACAGATGTGCTGAGAGTGTTCTCAACTCCGAGTCTAATGACCCGGAATACTGGTAGTTGTACCTGATGTTCCTGGGATAAATAATTTCCAATATAGTGCTAAAATCAAAACTAGCGGGACTCTGGATCTCGATATGAATAATTTTTAATACCAAAGCCCTAACACTTTTGTTGCACCTTACAATGGTCTTTATAGGCTAGCGGCATCCAATACAATTCCAGTACCATGTTTGAATTTAATGTATGATGTGATGATGGTGATATCCagttacacacatacaaaacatgCCTTTTGTTTACAGTGAGCGTACACCACTGGTGTTTCTGAATATAATTAactatttctttcatttgttcaTTATAAATTGGATTTGATTCATATaaacaaccccatttccaaaatgttgggacgctgtgtaaagaaaaacagaatgcgatgatgtgcaaatcatttaaaccctatattcaataaaaaatagtacaaagacactgtatcaaatgtttaaactgagaaatgttatggttccattaaaaaaaaaatatgcccactttgattttgatgccagcaacatgtttcaaaaagctGAGACAGGGGCATCAAAAGACTGgtaaagttgtgtaatgcaaaaaaacctggtggaacatctcacaactaactGGGTTGATTAGAAACAGGTcattaacatgattgggtataaaaagagcatcccagagactGTCTTTCAGAAGTATAGATGGGGAGTTTTTCACCACTTTGTGAAACACTGTGCATCAAAATAGTGCAACAGTTTAAGAATAATATTTCTcacatcatctacggtacatgatatcattaaaagattcacagaatccggagaaatctctgtacgcaagggacaaggccaaaaaccaatattggatggatgTGATCTTGtcgccctcagacagcactgcattaaaaccagacatgattctgtagtggaaatcactgcaagGGCTCCgtaacacttccaaaaaccattgtgaacacagtatgtcactgcatccacaaatgcaagttaaaactctaccatgcaaagaagaaaccatatataaacaagatccagaattGCCGTCACCTTTTCTTGGCCCGAGCTAAttcaagatggactgaggcaaagtggagagctgtcctgtggtctgacgaatcacagttggaaattattttggggaatcatggatgctgtcCTCATggttaaagaggagagggaccatctgttATCAGTGCactgttcaaaagccagcatccgttatggtatgggggtgcattagtgcacatggcatgggtaacttgcagatctgtgaaggcaccattaatgctgaacaatatacacaagttttggagcaacatatgccgccatccagatgatgtctttcagggaaagccttgcttatttcagtgagacaatgccaaaccacattcagcacacattacaacagcatggctcagtagtaaaagagtctgggtgctaaactggcctgcctgctgttcagacctgtcacccattgaaaacatttgacgcattatgaaatgaaaaatacgataaaggagaccccgaaatgTTGAACAGCTgtaatcctgtatcaagcaagaatgggaaaacatttcactttcaaaactacagtaattggtctcctcagttcccaaatgcttacatagtattgttaaaagaagaggtgatgcaacacagtggtaaacctGTCccaacgtgttgctggcatcaaattctaaatgagcatgtgtttttccaaaatcaataacatttctcagtttcaacatttgatatgttgcttttgtactttttccaattaaatatagggataaatgagttgcacatcattacattctgttatttgcattttatgcagcatctcaacatttttggaaagggagTTGTGAGTGTGAGATATACCTACTCTGCATCCTCCCCAAATAAttttgctatatatatatatatatatatatatatatatatatatgaaccTTCTTTCATGGGTTGGTCTTGTATcttataattgtattattagCATGGCATTACTTTACTGGAAATTGTATTTAGTGATTAAGCAATTGGACAGTGAAAGTAAGTTTGAAGTAATAttattgtcattgttttcaaaatgaattgGTGGCTTAATTTTGCTCACTAGTAGCCCTGGTTATAGGCCAGATATGCTAACCTTGCTTAATCTTTGCTGCTACTTCTGTTTTAGTGTCAGTAGTTGTGTACATAATGTTTACTAACCATTATGttaagaggatttgttcatgtattggaaaaatgtaaatgtaaacagaaGGTGTGCTTTTTCTCTTTTGCAGTTGGGGGATGGCGGTTAACGTGTATTCTACCTCAATAACCCAGGAGACTATGAGCAGGCATGACATCACTGCCTGGGTTAACGATCTTCTCGGCCTGAACTACACTAAAGTAGAGCAACTCTCATCAGGTCAGAAAAATAATCCTGCTAACTATGCTCCAAACCCAAGGACCTTATCATGGCCTCATTATACAGACCTAGTAAATGTATAGCAATGAAAGAATATAATGCCACGCTCGTGCTATTTGGTACCGGTAAACTCAGATGTGTCGGACTTGCAAGTTCATTGAATTATGGCATGTTAGCAAGTTGGAATTGTCCTTTTCTTAGTTACAATTAGCATATAAATGTGGCATATGTATTAAAAGTGAAAGAAATGTCTACACTTTTCCCTCTATGATCTAGACACGCACACTTCTAATATTCTAGTAATAGgtatttttaatacattcaGTAAAGAAACCTGGTGTAACCCTAACTTTCCACTACCTAAGGACGGACAGCGCTATTAATAAAACAGGTTTCAGCACTTGCTATGCTTACCATTCCGTGGCTGCCCCAAGTAATCCAATATCTTTTAAACCACACACAGTACTGCTGCAAGGTGTGTTCAAGCAGCTTGTCGGTTCAGCGCTGTCTGTGTTTGAGGGGTACATATCTGGCTGGAGGGGTCAGGTTCATTTCAGTATCGTCTAGAAAAAAACATGCTCCGGGGAATGTTAACTCTGCTTATATTAATCTTCTGCAAAGTATAAGATTATACTCTGGACAACTGGTATTTTTTGTAATGTAGGTGTGTTTATAAATGGTAGATAAAATGCCAATCCCATTATACATGCACAATGATAGGATTTGTTTGACTACCAAATTATTTTATCGATAGGAGTGGGAAATGGTACGGTATACCAAAGCACATTTTGTCTCAGTTTGGTGTTTGACAAACACAATGcgacatgcactcacacacagtcacatgtcCGTTAGTGTAAATGATAGGCCAAACAGTGTTCACCTTCATAATGTGTTAAGTCTGAGCTGGATGAGCACATCAATCATCCTTTGTGTTATCCCTCTGAGGTCATTTAAGTGGCATTGCTGTGATACAGTTTCACCAAGTGTATGCCTGTGTCTGTCAGTAGTTTTGATTTTGTGTCagaagtttttattttattttgtggttTTATTTTGATTCCTTCTAGGAGCGGCCTACTGCCAGTTCATGGATTTACTTTTCCCTGGCTGTGTCAGTCTCAAGAAGGTTAAGTTCCAGGCAAAATTTGAGCATGAGTACATTCACAACTTCAAGCTGCTCCAAGCCTCGTTCAAGAGAATGAATGTGGACAAGGTGAGTGGATGACGCGTACGCTGAGCTTCCTGACTGACACCTGTAGATAGCACTTCTTTACCTGCCGTCTATGGCTGGGCTGTATTGGATTTAATACTCACATAGTGTTTCGAAAATATGTTTTCAACTTAATGACACGTGATTTAATTTCCCCTTCTCCTCTTTGAAGATTATTCCGGTGGAGAAGCTGGTGAAAGCTAGATTTCAGGACAACCTTGACTTTATCCAGTGGTTTAAGAGGTTCTTTGATGCCAACTACGATGGTAAAGATTACGACCCAGTTCAGGCCAGACAGGGTCAGGATGCTATCCCCCCACCTGACCCTGGTGAGCAGATCTTCAACCTTCCTAAAAAGTCCCAACACCACGCAGCCAGCTCCCCCACTGCAGGTAAGACTGTCTGAGAGGTATAATACAAAGCAGGATCAATGAGTTAGATATCTAATGTCtaaggccttttttttttaagttagcGGGATAACTATTCATGTATTGTAATATTCCCTCTCAGACTCCAGATGCCATTTTACATAAATGAGGAACCTGTCTGAGAAGATTATTTCAATTTTCTAACTAAATGTTGTCTTGATATTCAGGAGCCACCAGGGCAAGCGCCACAACCCCAAAACCAAATCCCTGCAGCCCCCATCCGTCCTCCAGACCCTCTTCAGCCAAACGAATCCCAGTCGCTACGCCAACCACAACTCCGGCCAAAGGGGAGCGGGAACTGGAAGCACAAGTCACAGTGCTAAACGACCAGGTATAAAGCCACTTCTACAGCATCTTTATTGAATATATCTTATTACTAACAAAGTGTCCTCTCCAATTAATATCTTTAACTTGCTGGTTAAGGTTCGTAAGTATGTGTACTTATTGATGTTAGCAAGAACGAATATGACAAGTATTTGCAAACTATCGTGAGTTTTAATTCCATATTTGTCTTGATCATACAAGGATTTGATTACTGTAAACATGAAAACTGTTTGATATACAGTGCCAGTCAAACGTATGGACACAGTCATGAAAggatgtgtccaaacttttgactggtactgtatgagCAGTTAAAGAAATGGGTGAGTGTATTCGGTTGTATTTTTAGGATGCCACACAGCCCAGCTTTGAGTTGGTCATTTTCCACATAGACCGTATTCTTGTGTGTCAAGTAAAAAACAAGATGGCTCCTTTTATGTACAGGTCAACTCATTAAAACTCGCACTGGAGggggtggagaaggagagggactTTTACTTTGGAAAGCTTCGTGAGGTGGAAGTGCTGGCACAGGAGCAAGGTCAGGAAAGCGGACAGTTTGTGGAGCGACTAATGGAGATCCTGTACTCTGCGGACGAACAGGTCAGTAGGCTGTTATTGATCGTCTCTTCATTGATTATTCATAGTAATGTTGCAGGGTCACCGGATTTAATCTTGGATGCTTAATTTTTAAAATTGTAATAAAATGCCTTTTTGTGTTTAAGGAAAGTATTTTCAATATGATTGGATAAATTCATGTATGATCCATACCAATGTGGACTGTGGCCCTGACATTTTGCTATGACTGGTTGTATGCCCTTAGGAAGgtgcaggagagggagaggtagaagAAGATGTGGACCCAGGAGTTCATGAAGAGGAGGTTCCTGATGATCAACAGGATGAGTACTGACTTCCATCCTTCCCTGTCCATGGCCACAACCTCGTCCCCACCACATCATGCCCTTTTGTTTTGTGAGAACTTTGTTacaggttttatttttgtttcttcaaAAAGATGTCCCTCATGgttggttttcattttttttattattctactGAAGACTGAGCACATGAAGCAACCACTTGAAAAAAAGCACGACATCCCTCCGCCGCTCTGcattcagtgtgtttttgtgactgTCGGTGATATGCTGTGAGCAGGATGCTGTTATTACATAACGTCACATGCAGGCATGCTCAAATCATCACAGAAGTTTCCAATGACAGTGGAAAGGgtcattcaaaatgttatgtGGTGAGAGACGTAGTATGGAGAGGACAGATAGTGTTTTATCTGTCAGCAAATGTTACGTATGTTGCCTGCTTCAGTTGATCCCATAATCCATCCATTATGTATGTTGTTTCAAGgtcctttttatttttctgtttattttgtacatttttacatatcAACCATATTAATCATGAGAACGCAATAAGAAAAGCCCTGAAGGGTCTGTAGTAGCTATTTAACCTTCCTCAATATGCTGCACTAACATTTGACTCTGGATTGGACAATCTGTCCATAGACACTCTCAATTCACACAATTACAAATGAATTgcgaaaaacaatatttattaaaaGCTAAGGAGAAGACTTGATATTGCCTTTACATGAAGGGAAGGTACAGTCCATGAGAATCATGAATGAAAAGTTTTAGTGAGAGACCAATTATGACTAGAATGTGATCTTCAGAAATTACTTAAATAAGTGATAATCAGTGTTCTCAAAAAGGACTAATTTGCACCAGAGTTGGTGCTACAGTGACAGAAAGGTTTGATCAGTATGGCTTCATCACAAGGGAACAGAGCGAATTTTAGTGTTTAGTACTTTGGTCACAAACTTAAAACTTCAACATCAAGCCACCTTTGCATTCAATGGAAGTCAAGTATATTTCCAATGTTTTCATATGATTTCTGAACCACAGGTCTTGTGGTTGTGAGTCAGTTCACTGAGTAATTTGACATGCTATATTCCAAGTACATACATTGTATAACCTTTCGTATTGTTGCATTTATTCTTATTGAACTCTGCAGTGCACCACAATGCTTTAGTCAGATATTGTGTAAATGAAAAGGAATGTAAACATGTACTGtcaaaaaaactataaatagatgatgttcttttctttttttcttttcttctgaTGTCCCACTCATTATGCATTCCCCAAAATGTGTTgcatgtttgcattttatttgtgaataacttgctttttacatatttaataaaaaacaactaTGTTAAGTGAgctgtgttttgtatgtttaaTCTGCTACTTGAAAGCTGTGGCGATTTGGATGGATTTGCTGTAATAAAACCGTTCACTTTTTAAGTCAAGGGAGTGTTTCATGACATTGTTTTATCATCCATCAATTAGGCTGACCAACCTTAAGTCTCTTCTACAGAATGAGAATGTAATTAAGTTTGGACATTGCTGAAATGGCTACCTGCTGGCTAAAGAGTAAATTTAGAGCTTAGTTTGACAAAGGAATTAATCTAGAGGTATTGATGTCCAACACCTATTTTTTGATCTAACCTACCTGTTGTATTTCAAGGACCTAATTATTTGGGACTACATTGCAATTAGAGTACAATTTAACTTGGGCTTTTGCTCCTGTATTAAAAGTAGGGCACTGTAAAGAAGACTGAAATCCTTAAAATGACCTTGTCCCAGTAAATCCCCTAACATTTCAGATTAGAACCATGCTATCTAACAGAGTCAGAGGCTAAAGAAGTAGTAGAAATATTGCATCTTGCTTAGTAATTCAACAACTGGAAAAGGGCATTTGTACAGTAATTGTCATTTAAAGGCTGTGTTATGTATCAATGTAGTTTGTTGGTGATTTTGTAGTTGTCGAGCTTGATTAAGGTGGTCATACCGTGGATAATTAGCTCTTGGTTTTTTGATTATGTAggtcacaggtgtcaaaccggttccacggagggccgagtgtctgcaggttttcgctctcaccttgtacctgattgattaatgagttcactaattggttagtttctacccccacctggttgttcaggtctgacctgggaaccaatttaaaggaaaacccaaagacctgcagacactcggccctccgtggaaccggtttgacacccctgatgtAGGTATACAAATACATATAATTTGAAATTAGAGTAAGATTGGCCTTTAATGCTGTGGCTGTCTTCTCATGTTGTGCACCACTAGTGACGACCTGTTTGTTTGGGCGCCTTGGGTAATTTAACTTAAGCCATGTTTCCACCAAAATATACCCAGAACTTTGAATCCCAGTAACTGGGCTTCCCTTTGTAAAATGAGCCATACCTTTTGATGGATACCAAGGCTTGTGTGAAACCACAAAGACTTGTGTTCTGAAGACTCCCTAGTctgatctacactcacctaagggattattaggaacacctgttcaattt encodes:
- the mapre2 gene encoding microtubule-associated protein RP/EB family member 2 isoform X1; translated protein: MPGPTQALSPNGENNNDIIQTDGSNCIPYRKNTVRGERSYSWGMAVNVYSTSITQETMSRHDITAWVNDLLGLNYTKVEQLSSGAAYCQFMDLLFPGCVSLKKVKFQAKFEHEYIHNFKLLQASFKRMNVDKIIPVEKLVKARFQDNLDFIQWFKRFFDANYDGKDYDPVQARQGQDAIPPPDPGEQIFNLPKKSQHHAASSPTAGATRASATTPKPNPCSPHPSSRPSSAKRIPVATPTTTPAKGERELEAQVTVLNDQVNSLKLALEGVEKERDFYFGKLREVEVLAQEQGQESGQFVERLMEILYSADEQEGAGEGEVEEDVDPGVHEEEVPDDQQDEY
- the mapre2 gene encoding microtubule-associated protein RP/EB family member 2 isoform X2 translates to MAVNVYSTSITQETMSRHDITAWVNDLLGLNYTKVEQLSSGAAYCQFMDLLFPGCVSLKKVKFQAKFEHEYIHNFKLLQASFKRMNVDKIIPVEKLVKARFQDNLDFIQWFKRFFDANYDGKDYDPVQARQGQDAIPPPDPGEQIFNLPKKSQHHAASSPTAGATRASATTPKPNPCSPHPSSRPSSAKRIPVATPTTTPAKGERELEAQVTVLNDQVNSLKLALEGVEKERDFYFGKLREVEVLAQEQGQESGQFVERLMEILYSADEQEGAGEGEVEEDVDPGVHEEEVPDDQQDEY